DNA sequence from the Vicia villosa cultivar HV-30 ecotype Madison, WI unplaced genomic scaffold, Vvil1.0 ctg.002094F_1_1, whole genome shotgun sequence genome:
TGAAGTATGACCCTAGTAAACTAACAAAAAACATAGTTCAACAAAAGAACAAAAAACATAGTTCAAGTTTAATGCTTTCCACTCCAAGACAAAAAAAAGACATCATCCAAGTCATCCAAGTTAGTCTTCTTGGAGTTCATCATCCAAATCTTCCTCTTGAAATTCATCAAATATGTCGTCCTCCAAAAATTCGTCATCTACATCGTCCTTTTGAAATTCACCATCTATATCGTCCTCTTGAAATTCATCATCAAGATTTATGTCATCCTCTTGAAATTCGTCACCTACGACTTCCTCTTGAAATCCATCATTTACGTCGTCCTCTTGAATTTCATCATTTATATCATCCTTTTCAACATCTTCATTGATACCATGCTgcataagaaaataaaagaaaatacatCAACCATAATACTACTACTAATACTAGCCTTATCAATTATTTTTGTATGTGACTCAACTGTTTATAAAAACATGGTGGCAAAATTGTAACAGTAGCTagtatatataatttagaattcatatatattaacaaaattgTAACAGCTagtatatataatttagaatttatatatattaacaaaattgTAACTGTAGTAGATAGTATATAtagaagttatatatatatatatatatatatatatatatatatatatatatatatatatatatatattaacaaaattgTAACAGTATATAGTATATATAGTTTAGAagttatatatattaacaaaattgTATACagtataagtatatatatatatatatatatatatatatatatatatatataccgttCCATATTTGTAATTATATACTAGTATAACACAATTTCAGCTACTTGCCTATATTAATCTAGGTGTTGTCACTATTTGCATACGTTAACCACCAAAATTTAGATAATATAACTcaattagaataatataaatcaataatattggtATATATGGTTACTTTCCATGACATGGAGCATGCGTTGACGTAGAGGAATGCAATTGTTGTCTCATATCCTTTGGGGAACTGTTAGCATCTCCATGAGATAATCCTAACAAATCTTCGATTGACTCCATATTAATTTGAGGATTGCATTGTTGTATTACGGTCTTAAAAGCATTTTGCAATCTATCAATCTAATCTTGAAACTCGTTCCTTAATGTAGAGACCTCTTCACTGTGTGCTTGTTTCAAAGCATTAATCTCCGCCTTTCGCTTTAAGGAACTTTTAGTTACATTTCTCCCATAACAGCATACCCTGCCGGGACACTCCATTCCAAAAACAGCCTTAAAAGCTTCTGTATCACTTTCCTCCTTTTCAACCATTTCTTGAAGTTGGGCCTAGCATAAATTACAAGAAAATATTAACTACTAGTATAGACAATGTTAGTCGACTATATtaagtaaatatattatataaataatgttACATACAATTACTTTTCCAGTTTCTACACCCAGTTCCTTTCCTTTATTTCCTTTTCGAGTTTCAACAAACATTTCTGATTGAGTGGGctctcttttttccttttcacGCTGCACAAATCAAAATAATTCCATAACAAAACAGCCTGTGAATTAAAATGCCTATTCCAGAGAACCACTCATACAAGGAATATTTTATCTATATGGAAAGAAAGTTACCACTTTTTCACGAGTCAAAGCAAAGTTTTTGGGACACATTCGATGCATCCACTTTAGCTGAGCTCTATTTCTAGTGTTATTGTCACTGATTGCCTACATTTAAATTTGACAGAATTATTCTAATAACTTGATTATGACATACATAGAAAAGTGCAAAATCAAACACATACATAAATAACTTATTAATCTTACTTGTATAACTTCCTTACTCCAATAATCACAAAGACTCTTAAACTGAGCTATGGGCACCTTTGGCGGACGGTTTTTGACTCTTTCAGTCATGTTGGAGTATTTCAAAAAATGATTCTTCTTAATAGTGTGCTTATATCTTCTCCATGCATCTCTAACAGTGGTCTCAACCTAATCTCGTGCTTCACCCGGCAAGATAAACTTCCGCTAAAAAATTATAAGATAAGACAAGATcaagaaataaatatttttttctaaataattAGACATTCAAATTCATAGATACACACTTACATTAGTATATCTCCAGAAACGGGTTTTATTATCACCTGGCATTCCTGACCAATTGGTGTAACGTAGAGGACAAAATGTCGAGTTCCTAGCCAATGTTCCCAAGAAGAGGCTCAAGTCAGTTACTACTTTATCACAAGGACCAATTGGCTGACCATCCTCATTAAAGGTCACTTCTACTCGCTCTTCCAAAGTTCTTGCATGAATCTTTTTGCACAAAGTTTTCCCACGAGTTTTTCTTTGGGATGTTCCTATAAAGTAATCAAAACAACAACATGATATCACATGTTTTCTACCAATATGTAAATAATACATGAAATAATTATTATGAAATACGAAActaattacctttttcttttcctgTATTTGTGTTTGCCTCTTCTTCACTGACTTCTGCCCGgttttgaacactttcttgttgagcTCCTTTTTTTGGCTGATTTTGACTAGAGCTAGGGATAACGTAGCTGCCCGGTTTTTCTCCATTGTTTGACTTGGTTGCATCCATTTCCTTTGACTTGTGAAGTTCTACATAATCATCAATCAACATTGATGGGCATTTTGGCACCCTCTTTTCCTTTTTAGAGCATTTAGTTTTTGACATCATTGTGTCCAAAGATTGATTAGATTTCTCTGGTTTCTTATTTTTGGAAGGAATAAGTAATTTCCTTTGAACTGTTTTTTCCACCTTCTGAATTTTGTCTCTATTGTTCTCTAGGAGATTCTCATGAGTTCTTTTTTTCATTACTCCTGTTTTCAATGTAatttcctcatcaaaataatttcataaaaagaatatataaatttaaagtaTATGCAAAGATATTAATTACCTTGTGAAACTTCTTTGTTTCCATGTGCAAAAACTTCCTTAGCTTGTGGTTTCAAAAGCTTAGGTCTCTCGGTTTTCTTCGTAGCAACGTGGTTGTCCAATTTTccatcaatcttttgaattcTTTCTCTATTTATTGTAGCTTTCCCATGAGTTGTTTTCTTTGGTATTTCTAATTTTAGTCAAAATTCATCAAAAGATATTAGGAGTAATTTAAAGTAATATATGCACcataaaaaaactttaaaattttcCTTACTTACCGTGTACAACTTCTTTGTCTCCATGTGCATGATCTTTCATTAATTTTGGTTGCGAGAGTTTGTCTTTCTCCATTTTCTTTGTAGCAGTCTCTTTGTCCAAATTTTGATCAACCTTTTGAACTCTTTCTTGTTGAGTTCCTTTTTTTGGTGTTTCTAATTTTTgttaaaattcattaaaaaaaacattatgaaTAATATATCTAAAGGAAATCCAAAACATAAATTTTACATATGtaattttataaaatcatatGAAACAAGAAAATAATTTACCGTCCACAACTTCAATAATTCCCTGAACCCTTTCTCTATTGTTTCCCTGCAGCATCTCATGCAACTTGTCAATTTTTTCCTTCTTAACTTGTTGTAGTACTTTCTTTGTCAATTCTGCACTTGATCTTGCTTGAAGAGGGAAATCAAATCGTTTAGTAGGACTTCGACCACTCTTCCTATGCAATCCACCATATTTTACACTTCTTACATTGTCCATTATGGCCAACAACTATGAACTACAAAGGGGGGAAATTACATAGTTATACAACACAATTAATGTTCAAACACAATATATTAACAAAAGGGCAGATTTCAATACAAATATTTGTAAACTATGATATAAACTAATAGAAAGACACATTGATCAGTATTCATTAACAAATTGGTAAAACACATTGTGAACACTACCTAATCAGTATTAGAATCATAATCAGTTTCATCGTCACTTTCATAACTCGTGTCACTATGATCACTCTCTATTGCTTTTTGGTTGTGAAGTTCTGACAAAGGAATTTCAAAGATATCATCTGGCACATCTTTCCTAACCAAATCCACTTCACAATCATCCCTTAATGTATCAAGATTTGTTGAAATATCATATTCTTGGGCATCTGAACTCAAACATTCTCCCATGTCAAATGATTCCCTCGGAAGTGCATTTAGAACATAGTGTTTGTTCTTGTTTAAAGGATCTTCAATAAAGAAACATTGTTGAACTTGAGATGCCAACACAAATGGATCATTTTTGTAGCATTTTTTGTTAAAGTAAACGAACGGCGAGCCATATTTATCCTTTTCATTCATAAACCAATCACATCTGAACAATACATATTTTTCATGGCCATAATAatctaactctataatatctTTTATTGCCCCATAGTAAGTCACACAAATCTTTTTGGGATTTTCATCCTTCGCATTTCTAAGAACTTGAGTCACTGCTTCTAATGTCACACCACTATTTTGTGTTTTAAGCCTTGCTTCGCGGTTTGTTGTATGAAACCTGTATCCATTAATAACATAACCAGAATACCTTCTAACAACATCATTTGGTCCCCTAGACAACACCTTCAACCATTCAGTAACTTCCTCATCCATGACACGTGTTTCAAACCATTGAATAAACTCTTCTCTTTGATTGTTAGCTTTTTTGGACTtcctttttttttaggattatgaACATTAACCTCATGCTCTCTACAAAATAAATAACTAACTTTTCAAtacgaaagaaaaataaaacttattGTGAGAATGAAATGTTGTATCAAGTAGATGATTATACCTAATGTATTCTTGCACTTCATCGCAATTGAATAAAATGTAACCGTGAGCAAGGTTTAGAGACTTATGGTCAAGGGAAATTAGTTTCTTTCCCCCAATTG
Encoded proteins:
- the LOC131637830 gene encoding uncharacterized protein LOC131637830, coding for MEKDKLSQPKLMKDHAHGDKEVVHEIPKKTTHGKATINRERIQKIDGKLDNHVATKKTERPKLLKPQAKEVFAHGNKEVSQGVMKKRTHENLLENNRDKIQKVEKTVQRKLLIPSKNKKPEKSNQSLDTMMSKTKCSKKEKRVPKCPSMLIDDYVELHKSKEMDATKSNNGEKPGSYVIPSSSQNQPKKGAQQESVQNRAEVSEEEANTNTGKEKGTSQRKTRGKTLCKKIHARTLEERVEVTFNEDGQPIGPCDKVVTDLSLFLGTLARNSTFCPLRYTNWSGMPGDNKTRFWRYTNRKFILPGEARD